In Mytilus galloprovincialis chromosome 1, xbMytGall1.hap1.1, whole genome shotgun sequence, the following are encoded in one genomic region:
- the LOC143072959 gene encoding uncharacterized protein LOC143072959, whose amino-acid sequence MSNNDTCAVCELYGVVYLCEYCGLKLCGACLPDHQKKLCSDIGFSSANCNCALHDVVVSGYCSECSELTCVECEDHSKHVILPVKVVHNNIKRDLHLVKNDFDLLCGKLNSYDELCMSKIKELSLIKQQIEYEGNKWMYHILRKKQFLVSIVDGKIDQLQDNCQELELLLTTAKACFSNLENSNVWTFLKSWLKIKDTKEEFESMEPGPYLLQKLKFRPGVDDSFDVSSLFGNLIVDINQENEKSEEEVDKLSLQLSRISNQEPQGETGPQKATPSKNRSIKLDDGLKERRRRYAKWTDYMNAREKDQQKVFLSQLKLKEENDNIYKCEQLKDENIAIAKQLDLLKQESQQKVTKMLRNHKDEVDSFQKQNQDLQHRLSRKQDELKSLKAVVNSVIELKKGNAQSSVYV is encoded by the exons ATGTCGAATAACGACACCTGTGCTGTGTGTGAATTATATGGGGTTGTATATCTATGTGAATATTGCGGTCTCAAATTGTGTGGTGCATGCCTACCGGACCACCAAAAGAAATTGTGTTCCGATATTGGGTTCTCCTCTGCTAACTGCAATTGTGCTTTACATGATGTTGTTGTAAGTGGTTACTGTAGTGAATGTTCTGAGCTGACTTGTGTAGAGTGTGAAGATCATTCAAAACATGTGATCCTTCCTGTAAAAGTGGTCCATAACAACATTAAAAGAGATTTACATCTTGTAAAAAATGATTTCGATCTTCTTTGTGGCAAACTAAACAGTTACGATGAATTGTGTATGAGTAAAATAAAAGAACTTAGTTTAATCAAGCAACAGATAGAATACGAAGGAAATAAATGGATGTATCATATCTTAAGAAAAAAACAGTTCTTGGTTTCTATTGTTGATGGTAAGATTGACCAGCTACAAGACAACTGCCAAGAGTTGGAACTGCTTTTAACAACAGCGAAGGCGTGTTTCAGCAACCTTGAAAATAGCAATGTATGGACATTTTTGAAGTCATGGTTGAAAATAAAAGACACAAAGGAAGAGTTTGAAAGTATGGAACCTGGTCCATACTTGTTACAAAAACTGAAATTTCGTCCTGGAGTCGATGATTCGTTTGATGTTAGCAGTTTGTTTGGCAACCTCATTGTTGACAT CAATCAAGAAAATGAAAAGAGTGAGGAAGAAGTTGACAAATTATCATTACAGCTATCACGTATCTCCAACCAGGAACCTCAAGGAGAAACAGGTCCCCAGAAAGCAACACCATCTAAGAATAGAAG CATAAAACTAGACGATGGACTTAAAGAACGAAGACGTCGTTACGCAAAATGGACAGACTACATGAATGCAAGAGAAAAGGACCAACAAAAGGTGTTTCTGTCACAGTTAAAATTGAAGGAAGAAAATGA CAATATCTATAAATGCGAGCAATTGAAAGACGAAAACATTGCAATAGCTAAGCAACTTGATTTACTAAAACAGGAGTCACAACAGAAAGTGACGAAAATGTTACGAAATCACAAGGATGAGGTGGACTCGTTCCAAAAACAAAATCAGGATTTACAACACAg GCTATCAAGAAAACAAGACGAACTAAAGAGTCTGAAGGCAGTAGTTAATTCAgtcattgaattaaaaaaaggaaacgcACAATCTTCAGTTTATGTATAA